A genomic stretch from Saccharomyces paradoxus chromosome XVI, complete sequence includes:
- the BRO1 gene encoding Bro1p (Cytoplasmic class E vacuolar protein sorting (VPS) factor~similar to YPL084W) codes for MKPYLVDLKLKDTEKLDWKKGLSSYLKKSYGSSQWRTFYDEKATSDLDHLRNNANGELAPSSLSEQNLKYYSFLEHLYLRLGSKGSRLKMDFTWYDAEYSSAQKGLKYTQHTLAFEKSCTLFNIAVIYTQIAREKIDEDYKDSIANLTKAFSCFEYLSENFLNSPSVDLQSENTRFLANICHAEAQELFLLKLLNDQILPKQYTLISKLARATCNLYQKCHDFMKETDDNLAIYGECKWKTTVTCKLYFYKSLSAYYHGLHLEEENSVGEAIAFIDFAVQQLISSFPFKTWLLEFIDFDGFKETLEKKQKELIKDNDYIYHESVPAVVQIDTIKALDAIKSPTWEKILEPYMETVANKCNSLYKGIIPLDVYEKESIYSEEKATLLRKEVEETETANLEYSSFIEFTNLPRLLNDLEKQFSNGNISSNTDTQGQLMRDQIQTWCKFIQTSEFRNIEEQMNEIVSKRKQILEILSTLPNDQKENVTKLKSSLVAASNSDEKLFACVKPHIVEINLLKDNGKIWKKFDEFNRNTPPQPSLLDIDDAKNDKILDLLKQVKGHAEDLRTLKEERSRNLSELRNEISNDDITKLLIINKGKSDVELKNLFETELEKFEPLSTRIEATVYKQSSMIDEIKANLDEIFHLSNFKDKSSGEELSKDRKIFFDRLQEAVKSFSIFASDLPKGIEFYNSLFDMSRDLAERVRVAKQAEDSTTNSPAPPLPPLDFKASVIGVPPSLPQKSSAFQSLPRQGLNLESHFQNLKVGAASGLPQGPGIPPRTYEASQYAAIPTMTGPPIPPKQSQEELYDLKRREAVENEERELQENPTSFYNRPSVFDENMYSKYSG; via the coding sequence ATGAAACCTTATTTAGTCGACTTAAAGCTAAAAGACACGGAGAAGCTGGACTGGAAAAAAGGTCTCTCCTCATATCTTAAGAAATCGTACGGCTCTTCACAATGGAGAACATTTTATGATGAAAAGGCTACTTCAGATCTGGATCACTTAAGAAACAACGCAAATGGAGAGCTGGCACCTTCTTCATTGTCGGAACAAAACTTAAAATACTACTCATTTTTGGAGCATCTTTACCTTCGCCTGGGTAGCAAAGGATCAAGATTGAAAATGGACTTCACTTGGTATGATGCAGAGTACTCATCGGCCCAGAAAGGATTGAAATACACGCAACATACGCTAGCATTTGAAAAGTCTTGTACTTTGTTCAACATTGCTGTAATCTATACTCAAATAGCGAGGGAAAAAATCGATGAGGACTATAAGGACTCAATCGCGAATTTGACAAAAGCTTTTTCCTGCTTTGAGTATCtatcagaaaattttttgaactcaCCGTCTGTCGATCTTCAGTCTGAGAACACTAGGTTTTTGGCTAATATTTGTCATGCAGAAGCTCAAGAActgtttcttttgaaattattaaatgACCAAATATTACCCAAGCAATATACATTAATTAGTAAACTTGCTAGAGCCACCTGTAACCTCTATCAGAAATGTCACGATTTTATGAAAGAAACAGATGACAATTTGGCTATATATGGCGAATGCAAATGGAAAACAACAGTCACTTGCAAATTGTACTTCTACAAATCATTAAGCGCTTATTACCATGGTTTACACctggaagaagaaaatagcGTTGGCGAAGCAATTGCTTTTATCGATTTTGCTGTGCAACAATTGATCTCCTCCTTTCCATTCAAAACGTGGTTGCTGGAATTTATAGACTTTGATGGGTTTAAAGAgactttggaaaagaaacaaaaggaaTTGATCAAAGATAACGACTATATATACCATGAAAGCGTTCCGGCAGTTGTACAGATTGATACTATCAAAGCTCTTGACGCCATCAAATCTCCAACATGGGAGAAGATATTGGAGCCTTATATGGAAACTGTTGCCAATAAATGTAACTCTTTGTACAAAGGGATTATTCCCCTAGATGTCtatgaaaaggaaagtaTTTACTcggaagaaaaagccacGCTATTAAGAAAGGAAGTCGAAGAAACTGAGACAGCAAATTTGGAATACTCTTCCTTCATTGAATTTACAAATCTACCTAGGCTCTTGAACgatttggaaaaacaaTTTAGCAACGGAAATATTTCCTCGAATACGGATACACAGGGGCAATTGATGAGGGACCAAATTCAGACATGGTGTAAATTTATTCAAACAAGTGAATTCAGGAACATAGAAGAGCAAATGAACGAAATtgtttccaaaagaaaacaaattttaGAAATTCTTTCCACTTTGCCCAATGatcaaaaggaaaatgttACGAAACTAAAATCTTCTTTAGTAGCAGCTTCAAACTCAGACGAAAAATTGTTTGCATGCGTAAAACCACATATTGTGGAGATAAATTTACTGAAGGACAATGGCAAGATATGGAAAAAGTTTGACGAATTCAACCGCAACACGCCTCCACAACCCAGCTTGTTGGATATCGATGATGCCAAAAACGATAAGATTTTAGACTTGTTAAAACAGGTAAAGGGCCATGCGGAAGACTTGAGGACATTGAAAGAGGAACGTTCGAGAAATTTGTCTGAGCTGAGAAACGAAATCAGTAATGACGATATTACAAAATTATTGATCATTAATAAGGGAAAATCCGATGTTGAactcaaaaatttgttcgAGACAGAACTGGAGAAGTTCGAGCCCTTGAGTACAAGAATAGAGGCGACAGTTTACAAACAATCTTCGATGATCGATGAAATCAAAGCCAATCTAgatgaaatatttcatctttcaaattttaaGGACAAATCTTCTGGGGAAgaactttcaaaagatcgtaagattttctttgatagATTGCAGGAGGCCGTAAAATCATTCAGCATTTTTGCATCTGATTTGCCAAAAGGAATAGAATTTTATAATTCACTATTCGATATGAGTAGAGACTTGGCTGAAAGAGTGAGAGTTGCAAAGCAAGCCGAAGATTCCACAACGAACTCTCCCGCCCCTCCTCTCCCTCCGCTTGATTTTAAGGCGTCTGTTATCGGGGTTCCTCCATCACTACCCCAAAAAAGTTCAGCCTTTCAGTCTTTACCTCGACAAGGCCTCAATTTAGAGAgccattttcaaaatcttaAAGTAGGTGCCGCTAGTGGTTTGCCTCAAGGGCCCGGCATCCCACCGAGAACTTACGAAGCTTCGCAATATGCTGCAATTCCTACTATGACAGGTCCTCCAATACCACCGAAACAATCGCAAGAGGAGCTTTACGACTTAAAGAGACGTGAAGCAGTTGAAAACGAAGAACGTGAATTGCAAGAGAATCCTACATCCTTTTATAATAGACCCTCCgtttttgatgaaaatatgtACTCCAAGTACAGCGGTTAG
- the SEN54 gene encoding tRNA splicing endonuclease subunit SEN54 (Subunit of the tRNA splicing endonuclease~similar to YPL083C): MKSLDKKSGQQTIPDPELEEEEEEAHQDWSQVASLVSKNAALSLPKRGEKDYEPDGTDLQELLLYEASKAMFDTISDSIRGNTVKSEVRGYYVPRKHQAFLPKPKGSFMQTMGRADSTGEYWLDFHEFVYLAERGTILPYYRLEAASNESSNHEIEILLSMEDLYSLFLSQQEMDQYFVFAHLKRLGFILKLCDQEAPVKTSFYPVRRQRSNLQTITWRLFSLFKIQEISLFSGFFYCKWNFFFRRYTKSPQLYQGLNRLVRSVAVPKNKKELLNAKFDGEFQKVKDIPATFKVWKPHANFKKRDPGLPDFQVFVYNKNDSLQHFPTYKELRSIFASLDYKFEFLNEVEDDLDWDTNSYVEGIPRREYNHNRCARSQTDKCKSSLKSLTKTSSQKNTVQSSTKKKSRVCPPHIQQNRRLKAGYRSFILAIMDNGLITFVKMSEADFGSENVWYTPNTQRKLDRKWKKH, encoded by the coding sequence ATGAAATCTCTTGATAAGAAAAGTGGTCAGCAGACTATACCTGATCCAGAAttagaggaagaagaagaagaagcacaTCAGGACTGGTCGCAAGTCGCTTCGCTCGTTAGCAAAAATGCTGCTCTTTCACTTCCAAAGAGAGGTGAAAAGGACTATGAACCAGATGGTACTGACTTACAAGAACTACTTCTCTATGAGGCAAGTAAGGCAATGTTTGATACCATATCTGACTCAATAAGAGGCAACACGGTAAAATCTGAAGTAAGAGGATACTACGTACCGCGTAAGCATCAAGCCTTTCTACCTAAACCCAAAGGTAGCTTTATGCAAACAATGGGAAGGGCTGATAGCACAGGCGAATACTGGCTTGATTTTCATGaatttgtttatttggCAGAGAGAGGCACTATTCTTCCTTATTATAGGTTGGAAGCAGCCTCTAACGAAAGCTCAAACCACGAAATTGAGATTTTACTCAGTATGGAGGATTTGTATTCGCTATTTCTATCACAACAAGAAATGGACCAATATTTTGTGTTTGCTCATTTAAAAAGATTAGGTTTTATACTAAAACTATGCGATCAAGAAGCACCAGTTAAAACTTCCTTTTACCCTGTGAGGAGGCAACGAAGTAATTTGCAAACAATTACTTGGAGAttattttcactttttaaAATACAAGAGATATCACTATTCAGTGGTTTCTTTTATTGTAAGtggaatttctttttccgCAGATATACAAAATCACCACAATTATATCAGGGTTTAAACAGGCTTGTTCGTTCTGTGGCTGTaccaaagaataaaaaagaactatTGAATGCAAAATTTGATGGAGAATTTCAAAAGGTAAAGGATATTCCAGCGACATTTAAGGTATGGAAACCACATGccaatttcaagaaaagagacCCAGGCCTTCCTGATTTCCaagtttttgtttataataaaaatgacaGTCTTCAGCATTTTCCTACTTATAAAGAACTGCGATCTATATTTGCCTCCCTTGATTATAAATTCGAATTTTTAAATGAAGTCGAGGACGATCTCGATTGGGACACAAACTCTTATGTTGAAGGGATCCCACGAAGGGAATATAATCACAACAGATGCGCGAGATCTCAAACTGACAAATGTAAGTCGTCTTTAAAGTCTCTGACAAAAACCAGTTCTCAAAAAAACACTGTACAGTCTAGcactaaaaagaaatcaaggGTGTGCCCACCTCATATACAGCAAAATCGTAGATTAAAGGCGGGGTATCGGAGTTTTATTCTCGCGATCATGGATAATGGCCTGATAACCTTTGTAAAAATGTCTGAAGCTGATTTCGGATCTGAAAATGTATGGTATACACCCAATACTCAAAGGAAATTAGACcgaaaatggaaaaagcATTAA
- the RPS9A gene encoding 40S ribosomal protein uS4 (Protein component of the small (40S) ribosomal subunit~similar to YPL081W) → MPRAPRTYSKTYSTPKRPYESSRLDAELKLAGEFGLKNKKEIYRISFQLSKIRRAARDLLTRDEKDPKRLFEGNALIRRLVRVGVLSEDKKKLDYVLALKVEDFLERRLQTQVYKLGLAKSVHHARVLITQRHIAVGKQIVNIPSFMVRLDSEKHIDFAPTSPFGGARPGRVARRNAARKAEASGEATEEADEE, encoded by the exons ATGCCAA GAGCCCCAAGAACATATTCTAAGACTTACTCTACACCAAAGAGACCTTACGAATCTTCTCGTTTGGACGCTGAATTGAAATTAGCTGGTGAATTCGgtttgaagaacaagaaagaaatttacagaatttctttccaattaTCTAAGATCCGTCGTGCTGCCAGAGATTTGTTGACTAGAGACGAAAAGGACCCAAAGAGATTATTCGAAGGTAATGCTTTGATTAGAAGACTGGTTAGAGTCGGTGTTTTGTCCGAagacaagaagaagttggATTATGTTTTAGCCTTGAAGGTCGAAGATTTCTTGGAAAGAAGATTGCAAACTCAAGTCTACAAGTTGGGTTTGGCCAAGTCTGTCCACCACGCAAGAGTTTTGATCACCCAAAGACACATTGCTGTTGGTAAGCAAATCGTCAACATCCCATCTTTCATGGTTAGATTGGACTCTGAAAAGCACATTGACTTCGCTCCAACTTCTCCATTCGGTGGTGCTAGACCAGGTAGAGTTGCTAGAAGAAACGCTGCTAGAAAGGCTGAAGCTTCCGGTGAAGCTACTGAAGAAGCTGATGAAGAGTAA
- the MOT1 gene encoding DNA-binding ATPase (Essential protein involved in regulation of transcription~similar to YPL082C): MTSRVSRLDRQVILIETGSTQVVRNMAADQMGDLAKQHPEDILSLLSRVYPFLLVKKWETRVTAARAVGGIVTHAPSWDPNEYDLIGGANEGSPLNNAQVKLEHEMEIKLEEATQNDRLNLLQEDQHLNCLSDWKLNEILKSGKVLLASSMNDYNVLGRADDNIRKQAKTDDIKQETPMLNASDKANENKSNANKKSARMLAMARRKKKMSAKNTPKHPVDITESSVSKTLLNEKNMTNSTAASLATSPASNQLNPKLEITEQADESKLMIESTVRPLLEQHEIVAGLVWQFQGIYELLLDNLMSENWEIRHGAALGLRELVKKHAHGVSRVKGKTREENNLRNSKSLEDLASRLLTVFALDRFGDYVYDTVVAPVRESVAQTLAALLIHLDSTLSIKIFNCLEQLVLQDPLQTGLPNKIWEATHGGLLGIRYFVSIKTDFLFSHGLLENVVRIVLYGLNQSDDDVQSVAASILTPITGEFVKLNSSTIEILVTTIWSLLARLDDDISSSVGSIMDLLAKLCDHQEVLDILKNKALEHPSEWSFKSLVPKLYPFLRHSISSVRKAVLNLLIAFLSIKDDSTKNWLNGKVFRLVFQNIILEQNPELLQLSFNVYAALLEHYKVKHTEKTLDHVFSKHLQPILHLLNTPVGEKGKNYAMESQYILKPSQHYQLHPEKKRSISETTTDSDIPIPKNNEHINIDAPMIAGDITLLGLDVILNTRIMGAKAFALTLSMFQDSTLQSFFANVLVRCLELPFSTPRMLAGIIVSQFCSSWLQKHPKGEKLPSFVSEIFSPVMNKQLLNRDEFPVFRELVPSLKALRTQCQSLLATFVDVGMLPQYKLPNVAIVVQGETEAGPHAFGVETAEKVYGEYYDKMFKSMNNSYKLLAKKPLEDSKHRVLMAINSAKESAKLRTGSILANYASSILLFDGLPPKLNPIIRSLMDSVKEERNEKLQTMAGESVVHLIQQLLESDKINVSGKIVKNLCGFLCVDTSEVPDFSVNAEYKEKILTLIKESNSIAAQDDINLAKMSEEAQLKRKGGLITLKTLFEVLGPSILQELPQLKLILFDSLFSHEDVETSKIDNEQGQKIVDSFGVLRALFPFMSASLRSGEVFTRFPVLLTFLRSSLSVFRYSAARTFADLAKISSVEVMAYTIREILPLMNSAGSLSDRQGSTELIYHLSLSMETDVLPYVIFLIVPLLGRMSDSNEDVRNLATTTFASIIKLVPLEAGIADPKGLPEELVASRERERDFIQQMMDPSKAKPFKLPIAIKATLRKYQQDGVNWLAFLNKYHLHGILCDDMGLGKTLQTICIIASDQYLRKEDYEKTHSVESRALPSLIICPPSLTGHWENEFDQYAPFLKVVVYAGGPTVRSSLRPQLEGADIIVTSYDVARNDLAVLNKTEYNYCVLDEGHIIKNSQSKLAKAVKEITANHRLILTGTPIQNNVLELWSLFDFLMPGFLGTEKMFQERFAKPIAASRNSKTSSKEQEAGVLALEALHKQVLPFMLRRLKEDVLSDLPPKIIQDYYCELGDLQKQLYMDFAKKQKNVVEKDIENPEIADGKQHIFQALQYMRKLCNHPALVLSPNHPQLAQVQDYLKQTGLDLHDIINAPKLSALRTLLFECGIGEEDIDKKASQDQSFPIQNVISQHRALIFCQLKDMLDMVENDLFKKYMPSVTYMRLDGSVDPRDRQKVVRKFNEDPSIDCLLLTTKVGGLGLNLTGADTVIFVEHDWNPMNDLQAMDRAHRIGQKKVVNVYRIITKGTLEEKIMGLQKFKMNIASTVVNQQNSGLASMDTHQLLDLFDPDNVTSQDKDEKNNSDSQTAKGMEDIANETGLTGKAKEALGELKELWDPSQYEEEYNLDTFIKTLR, from the coding sequence ATGACGTCACGAGTTTCGAGGCTGGATCGGCAGGTAATATTAATAGAGACCGGTTCCACCCAAGTAGTCCGGAATATGGCCGCCGATCAAATGGGTGACTTGGCCAAACAGCACCCCGAAGACATTCTTTCATTGTTGTCCAGAGTTTATCCATTTTTACTAGTCAAGAAATGGGAAACGCGTGTTACTGCGGCAAGAGCGGTAGGTGGCATAGTTACTCATGCTCCTTCTTGGGACCCGAATGAATATGATTTGATAGGTGGTGCAAATGAAGGCTCTCCTTTAAATAACGCTCAGGTGAAGTTGGAACatgaaatggaaataaaATTGGAGGAGGCTACTCAGAACGATCGGTTGAATCTTCTACAAGAGGATCAGCATCTTAATTGCTTGTCTGATTGGAAATTGAACGAGATTCTAAAGTCGGGCAAAGTGCTCCTGGCATCGAGTATGAATGATTACAATGTTCTTGGCAGAGCAGACGATAATATAAGGAAACAAGCCAAAACTGACGATATAAAGCAAGAAACACCTATGCTTAATGCGTCCGATAAGGCGAATGAAAATAAGAGTAATGCTAATAAGAAATCGGCAAGAATGCTTGCTATGGCAAGgcgaaaaaagaaaatgagtGCCAAGAATACTCCCAAACATCCTGTGGATATAACGGAAAGTTCAGTTTCCAAGACTTTactaaatgaaaaaaacatgACCAACTCTACTGCTGCGTCTTTAGCCACCTCTCCCGCCAGTAATCAACTAAATCCCAAGTTAGAGATCACTGAACAAGCCGATGAAAGCAAATTGATGATAGAATCCACAGTAAGGCCCTTATTGGAACAACATGAAATTGTTGCTGGTCTAGTTTGGCAATTTCAAGGCATTTATGAACTACTTTTAGATAACCTTATGAGCGAAAATTGGGAAATAAGGCATGGGGCTGCATTAGGTCTTCGAGAGTTGGTAAAAAAACATGCCCACGGGGTTAGCAGGGTTAAGGGGAAAACCAGAGAGGAAAACAACCTAAGAAATTCTAAAAGTTTAGAAGACTTGGCATCGCGTCTACTTACAGTATTTGCATTAGATAGATTTGGTGATTATGTTTATGATACAGTTGTGGCTCCCGTACGAGAGTCAGTTGCTCAAACTCTAGCTGCGTTATTAATTCACCTGGACAGCACCTTATCAATAAAAATCTTTAATTGTTTAGAACAATTGGTTTTACAAGACCCACTGCAGACAGGCCTGCCAAACAAAATATGGGAAGCTACGCACGGGGGGCTTTTAGGGATTCGTTACTTTGTTAGCATAAAAACTGACTTCTTGTTTTCCCATGGCCTTTTAGAAAACGTTGTCCGAATAGTACTATATGGTTTAAATCAAAGCGATGATGACGTTCAAAGCGTAGCAGCCTCAATTTTAACCCCAATAACTGGCGAGTTTGTGAAACTAAACAGCTCTACCATTGAGATCCTGGTAACCACGATATGGTCATTACTGGCCCGTTTAGATGATGATATATCTTCAAGCGTAGGTTCTATCATGGATCTGTTGGCAAAGCTGTGCGACCATCAAGAAGTGCTAGacattttgaagaataaagCTCTGGAACATCCTTCAGAGTGGTCATTCAAGTCGTTGGTACCGAAATTGTACCCCTTTTTACGCCATTCAATATCTTCAGTAAGGAAAGCCGTTTTGAATCTACTAATTGcatttttatcaataaaaGATGACTCCACCAAAAATTGGTTAAATGGCAAAGTATTCCGTCTAGTTTTTCAGAATATTATACTGGAGCAAAACCCGGAACTACTACAGCTGTCGTTCAATGTTTATGCCGCGTTATTAGAGCACTATAAAGTCAAGCATACCGAAAAAACTTTAGATCATGTTTTCAGTAAACATTTACAGCCAATACTACATCTCCTAAATACTCCAGTAGGggaaaagggaaaaaattatgCCATGGAATCACAATACATTTTGAAACCTTCCCAACACTATCAATTACAtccagaaaagaaacgttCTATTTCTGAAACCACAACGGATTCAGACATTCCAATACCAAAAAACAATGAACACATCAATATAGATGCGCCTATGATTGCTGGAGATATCACTTTGCTTGGATTGGACGTAATACTCAACACTAGAATAATGGGAGCAAAGGCGTTTGCTTTGACATTATCAATGTTTCAAGACTCCACACTTCAATCCTTCTTTGCAAACGTTTTGGTTCGTTGTTTAGAGCTACCATTCTCAACTCCGCGTATGCTGGCAGGTATCATTGTCTCACAGTTTTGTTCCTCTTGGTTACAAAAGCATCCTAAAGGAGAAAAATTACCTTCCTTTGTATCAGAAATATTCAGCCCTGTGATGAATAAACAATTACTAAATCGTGACGAATTTCCTGTTTTCAGGGAGCTAGTTCCAAGTTTAAAAGCCCTACGGACTCAATGCCAAAGCTTACTGGCTACATTTGTAGATGTAGGTATGTTACCTCAGTACAAACTGCCCAACGTGGCAATTGTGGTTCAAGGTGAAACAGAAGCTGGCCCACACGCATTTGGTGTAGAAACCGCAGAAAAAGTGTACGGTGAATACTATGATAAAATGTTTAAATCTATGAACAACTCTTACAAGTTGTTGGCAAAGAAACCATTAGAAGATTCTAAGCATCGTGTACTAATGGCAATCAATTCAGCCAAAGAATCGGCCAAACTTCGCACGGGCAGTATTCTGGCCAACTACGCATCATCTATCTTGTTGTTTGATGGTCTCCCTCCAAAGTTAAACCCCATTATCAGGTCACTAATGGATAGcgtcaaagaagaaagaaatgaaaagttgCAAACGATGGCCGGAGAGTCTGTCGTACATTTGATTCAACAACTATTAGAAAGTGATAAAATTAATGTTTCTGGTAAGATCGTCAAAAATCTTTGCGGATTTTTATGCGTAGATACTTCAGAAGTTCCTGATTTCTCCGTAAATGCagaatataaagaaaaaatattgacgTTAATAAAAGAATCTAATTCAATTGCCGCTCAAGACGATATCAATCTGGCAAAAATGTCAGAAGAGGCTCAactaaaaaggaaaggtGGGTTGATTACATTGAAAACACTGTTTGAAGTTCTTGGGCCTTCCATATTACAGGAACTACCTCAGCTAAAATTAATTCTATTCGATTCATTATTTAGTCATGAAGATGTAGAAACAAGTAAAATTGACAACGAGCAAGGTCAAAAAATAGTGGACTCTTTCGGCGTATTAAGAGCTTTGTTTCCATTTATGTCTGCTTCGTTACGTTCTGGTGAGGTTTTCACCCGTTTCCCCGTTTTATTAACATTCTTAAGATCGAGCTTATCTGTTTTCCGTTATTCAGCTGCAAGAACGTTTGCCGATCTGGCTAAAATTTCCTCTGTGGAGGTAATGGCTTACACTATACGCGAGATCTTGCCTTTAATGAATAGCGCTGGTTCTCTATCTGATCGTCAAGGGTCCACGGAGCTTATTTATCATTTATCGCTTTCCATGGAAACTGATGTTCTGCCTTATGTTATTTTCCTGATAGTTCCACTTTTGGGTCGCATGAGTGATTCGAACGAAGATGTGAGAAATCTAGCCACAACAACATTTGCTTCAATCATCAAATTGGTTCCTCTAGAAGCTGGTATCGCCGATCCAAAAGGGCTGCCAGAAGAACTAGTGGCTAGCAGAGAGAGGGAGCGTGATTTTATTCAGCAAATGATGGATCCTTCTAAAGCTAAACCATTCAAATTGCCCATTGCTATCAAAGCGACTTTGAGAAAATATCAGCAAGACGGTGTTAACTGGTTGGCGTTCCTAAACAAGTATCATCTGCATGGAATATTATGTGACGATATGGGTTTAGGTAAAACATTACAAACAATCTGCATTATCGCAAGTGACCAATATTTAAGAAAGGAAGATTACGAAAAAACGCATTCTGTTGAAAGCAGAGCCTTACCATCTCTCATAATATGTCCCCCATCCTTGACTGGTCATTGGGAAAACGAATTTGACCAGTATGCTCCCTTTTTAAAGGTCGTTGTTTATGCTGGTGGCCCAACTGTCAGGTCGAGTTTGAGACCACAGTTAGAAGGTGCCGATATTATTGTAACATCATATGATGTAGCTAGGAATGATCTCGCGGTTCTAAACAAAACTGAATATAACTATTGTGTTTTAGACGAAGGACAtataatcaaaaattctcaaTCAAAACTTGCTAAAGCTGTTAAAGAAATCACTGCAAATCATAGATTGATTTTAACTGGAACTCCCATCCAAAATAACGTCTTGGAGTTGTGGTCTTTGTTTGACTTCTTGATGCCGGGATTTTTAGGAACGGAAAAGATGTTCCAGGAAAGGTTCGCAAAGCCAATTGCCGCGTCAAGAAATAGCAAAACATCATCTAAGGAACAAGAAGCAGGTGTGCTAGCTTTGGAAGCACTGCATAAACAAGTTCTACCTTTCATGCTGAGAAGATTGAAGGAAGATGTCTTGTCTGACTTACCCCCTAAAATTATTCAGGACTACTACTGTGAATTGGGTGATTTACAAAAACAGCTATACATGGATTTTGctaaaaaacaaaaaaatgtggttgaaaaagatattgaaaatccTGAGATTGCTGATGGTAAACAACATATCTTCCAAGCTTTGCAATACATGAGAAAATTGTGTAATCATCCAGCTTTGGTTCTTTCACCAAATCATCCGCAATTAGCACAAGTTCAAGACTATTTAAAGCAAACTGGTCTAGATTTACATGATATCATCAATGCTCCAAAATTGAGCGCACTAAGAACATTACTCTTCGAATGTGGTATAggtgaagaagacattGACAAAAAAGCAAGCCAAGATCAAAGTTTTCCTATACAAAACGTCATATCACAACACAGGGCCTTAATATTCTGTCAACTAAAAGATATGCTGGACATGGTCGAAAATGACTTGTTTAAAAAGTATATGCCCTCTGTAACATATATGAGGCTAGATGGAAGCGTCGACCCAAGAGACAGACAAAAAGTCGTCCGAAAATTTAACGAAGATCCCTCTATAGATTGCTTATTGTTAACCACCAAAGTCGGAGGACTGGGCCTGAATTTAACTGGTGCGGACACCGTTATTTTTGTAGAGCATGACTGGAATCCAATGAATGATCTACAAGCAATGGACAGAGCCCATAGAATTGGTCAGAAAAAGGTTGTTAACGTGTACAGAATTATTACCAAAGGCACgcttgaagaaaaaattatggGACTGcagaaattcaaaatgaacATCGCTTCTACCGTTGTCAACCAGCAAAATAGTGGATTAGCATCCATGGATACACACCAGTTGCTTGACCTTTTCGACCCCGACAACGTCACTTCGCAAGACAAAGACGAAAAGAACAATAGCGATTCACAAACGGCCAAGGGCATGGAAGATATCGCTAACGAAACTGGCTTAACTGGTAAGGCCAAAGAGGCTCTTGGCGAATTGAAGGAGCTGTGGGACCCATCTCAATACGAGGAGGAGTATAATTTGGACACCTTCATCAAAACTTTACGataa